The Oncorhynchus tshawytscha isolate Ot180627B linkage group LG05, Otsh_v2.0, whole genome shotgun sequence genome includes a window with the following:
- the cdkn2c gene encoding cyclin-dependent kinase 4 inhibitor C: MTGEANRLSSASARGDLAEVEMLLQNGADVNANNVFGRTPLQVMKLGNPAIAEALLRANANPNVRDHVRGLTITHDAARDGYVDTLRVLIDHGADVNLLDNDGNLPLHLAAREGYLDVVQLLVGCTKDAARHNSGGHTPYDLATMNNRVSIALYIQAHMNL, from the exons ATGACTGGAGAGGCAAACAGACTGAGCAGTGCATCTGCGAGAGGAGACTTGGCAGAAGTTGAGATGTTATTACAGAAcggagcagatgttaatgcaaacaATGTATTCGGCAGGACACCGTTACAG GTGATGAAACTTGGTAACCCAGCCATCGCGGAGGCGCTGCTGAGGGCTAACGCAAATCCAAACGTGCGCGACCATGTCAGGGGTCTCACTATCACTCATGATGCTGCAAGGGATGGATACGTGGACACCCTACGCGTCCTGATAGATCATGGCGCAGACGTCAACCTCTTGGACAACGACGGCAATCTTCCATTGCATCTAGCCGCAAGAGAAGGCTATCTTGACGTGGTTCAGCTCCTTGTTGGTTGTACGAAGGACGCCGCAAGGCACAACTCCGGAGGCCATACACCTTATGATTTGGCGACTATGAACAATAGAGTATCCATTGCGCTATACATTCAGGCGCACATGAATTTATGA
- the rnf11b gene encoding RING finger protein 11b, with product MGNCLKSPTSDDISLLHESLSDRASYGDGADPDQEPPPPYQEQPYVPVYHPTPSQARLASQLTEEEQVRIAQRIGLIHHLPKGVYDASRDGSEKKIRECVICMMDFVYGDPIRFLPCMHIYHMDCIDDWLMRSFTCPSCMEPVDAALLSSYETN from the exons ATGGGGAATTGTCTAAAATCTCCAACCTCGGATGATATTTCCTTGCTTCATGAATCACTATCGGATAGAGCTAGTTATGGTGATGGGGCAGATCCAGATCAGGAACCACCGCCACCATACCAG GAGCAGCCCTATGTGCCAGTGTACCACCCCACGCCCAGTCAGGCCCGCCTGGCCAGCCAGCTAACAGAGGAGGAGCAGGTCCGCATTGCCCAACGCATTGGCCTCATACACCACCTCCCCAAGGGAGTGTACGACGCTAGCAGGGACGGCTCCGAGAAGAAAATCAGAGA GTGTGTGATTTGCATGATGGACTTTGTGTATGGAGACCCCATCCGGTTCCTGCCCTGCATGCACATCTACCACATGGACTGTATAGATGACTGGCTGATGCGCTCCTTCACCTGCCCCTCCTGCATGGAGCCAGTGGATGCTGCGCTGCTCTCCTCCTACGAGACCAACTGA